A window of candidate division KSB1 bacterium contains these coding sequences:
- a CDS encoding trypsin-like peptidase domain-containing protein, which translates to MKKIWSHMIVLVIGCLIGFMVAPKIKPRQQSPIFHTNAMPASYVATNQNPMQGSAPTPAPFENSRRNAITEAVRLVSPAVVGINVLQIREYRSRDWLFDDPFFRHFFPETRQQIVKGLGSGFIISPEGYIVTNEHVVNQAAEIVVTLPNGKKFQANVVASDYISDIALLKIDSTEPLPYVILGNSDDLIIGEWAIAFGNPFGLFDMGQPSVTQGIISATDRDFGKQSDNRVYKDMIQTDAAINSGNSGGPLVNSVGEVIGINTFIFSGSERTGTSIGLGFAIPINRAKRIIQELRQFGRVNRRFRTGLEIEDITFSLARYLGLRSTDGVIVSGVEKNSPASRAGFKIGDVIVAINEQEIHSKEDVWAVIDNSDVKGGDVLEMRVIRQGRNISLSLKLEEIR; encoded by the coding sequence ATGAAGAAGATTTGGTCTCACATGATAGTTCTGGTCATTGGCTGCTTGATCGGATTTATGGTGGCACCGAAGATAAAACCACGACAGCAATCACCGATCTTTCACACCAATGCGATGCCAGCTAGTTATGTGGCAACGAATCAGAACCCTATGCAAGGATCGGCTCCCACGCCAGCGCCGTTTGAAAATTCTCGGCGCAATGCAATTACAGAGGCGGTCCGATTGGTCAGTCCTGCTGTGGTTGGGATCAATGTGCTGCAGATTCGGGAGTATCGTTCCCGAGATTGGTTGTTCGATGATCCGTTCTTCCGACATTTTTTCCCAGAGACCCGACAGCAGATCGTCAAAGGGTTGGGTTCTGGATTTATCATTTCCCCAGAGGGATATATCGTGACCAACGAGCATGTGGTCAACCAGGCGGCAGAGATCGTCGTCACGCTGCCCAATGGCAAAAAATTCCAGGCAAACGTTGTGGCATCGGATTATATTTCCGATATTGCGTTGCTCAAGATCGATTCTACCGAACCGTTGCCATACGTCATCTTAGGAAATTCTGATGATCTGATCATCGGCGAATGGGCAATTGCCTTTGGGAATCCATTTGGTCTATTCGATATGGGTCAGCCATCGGTGACCCAGGGGATTATCAGCGCAACCGATCGGGATTTCGGCAAACAAAGCGATAATCGGGTCTATAAGGACATGATTCAGACCGATGCGGCGATCAATAGTGGGAATAGCGGCGGACCGTTGGTCAATAGTGTGGGCGAAGTCATCGGGATCAACACCTTTATTTTTTCGGGGAGTGAGCGGACTGGAACCTCCATTGGTCTCGGTTTTGCCATTCCGATAAATCGGGCTAAACGGATCATTCAGGAGTTACGGCAATTTGGCAGAGTCAATCGTAGATTCCGAACCGGCCTCGAAATTGAGGACATCACTTTTTCTTTAGCCCGATATTTAGGTTTGCGCTCAACCGATGGCGTGATTGTCTCGGGTGTGGAAAAAAACAGCCCAGCCAGTCGTGCAGGTTTTAAAATCGGAGATGTGATCGTCGCCATCAATGAGCAAGAGATCCATAGCAAAGAAGATGTCTGGGCGGTGATCGACAACTCAGATGTGAAAGGTGGCGATGTATTGGAGATGCGAGTGATTCGCCAAGGAAGGAATATTTCCCTATCATTGAAATTGGAAGAAATCCGATGA
- the fsa gene encoding fructose-6-phosphate aldolase, which yields MKFFIDTADINEIRQAAALGVLDGVTTNPSLVSKVPGKFEDILRAICQLVNGPVSAEVVSLDADGMIREGRELAKIHPNIVVKIPITKDGLRAIKQLESEGIRVNVTLIFSASQALLAAKAGASYVSPFVGRIDDISDWGMDLVRDIVTIFRNYQFKTEIIVASIRNPLHVVEAALAGAHIATIPFKVIEQLVKHPLTDLGIERFLADWEKVKAR from the coding sequence ATGAAATTTTTTATTGATACGGCTGATATCAATGAGATCCGGCAAGCTGCGGCACTGGGCGTATTGGATGGTGTAACGACTAATCCCTCTTTGGTTTCAAAAGTACCAGGGAAATTTGAAGATATTTTGCGTGCTATCTGTCAATTGGTAAATGGTCCCGTCAGCGCCGAAGTCGTCAGTCTCGATGCAGATGGCATGATCCGAGAGGGACGCGAGCTGGCGAAAATCCACCCCAATATCGTCGTAAAAATACCAATCACCAAGGACGGATTGCGCGCCATCAAACAACTTGAGTCGGAAGGCATCCGCGTGAACGTCACCTTGATCTTCAGCGCGTCACAAGCATTGCTTGCAGCAAAGGCTGGTGCCAGCTACGTCAGCCCATTCGTTGGCCGTATTGACGACATCAGTGATTGGGGCATGGATTTAGTGCGTGACATCGTGACCATCTTTCGCAACTATCAATTCAAAACTGAAATCATCGTAGCAAGCATTCGAAATCCGCTGCACGTGGTTGAGGCAGCCTTGGCGGGTGCCCATATTGCCACGATCCCGTTCAAAGTCATCGAACAATTGGTGAAGCATCCATTGACAGATTTAGGGATCGAACGGTTTTTAGCTGACTGGGAAAAAGTAAAAGCCCGATAG
- the truA gene encoding tRNA pseudouridine(38-40) synthase TruA, whose protein sequence is MRNIKLLLEYDGTRFHGWQYQPGLRTVQGEIQRALKVIFNQEITVHGAGRTDAGVHARGQVANFLISNSMPVNIITAALNGNLPRDVRIIASEEAPENFHARFDAIKRAYSYTITTRERAIDRWYVWCYKSKLDLPRMNLAAQYLLGEHDFRAFCHVDQPLEHYRCFVELIKLEQKDDLIILTIVANRFLHHMVRIILGTLINVGRGFTAIEQIPVILESRDRSQAGPTVPAKGLCLEKIYY, encoded by the coding sequence ATGAGAAACATAAAGCTATTGCTCGAATATGATGGAACCCGTTTTCATGGCTGGCAATACCAACCGGGACTGAGGACGGTTCAAGGAGAAATTCAGCGAGCGCTTAAGGTTATTTTCAACCAAGAAATCACGGTTCATGGCGCTGGCCGTACCGATGCAGGTGTTCACGCCCGTGGGCAAGTGGCCAATTTCCTCATTTCCAATTCTATGCCAGTAAATATCATAACGGCTGCATTGAATGGCAACCTGCCGAGGGATGTAAGAATTATCGCTTCGGAAGAGGCCCCAGAAAATTTTCATGCCCGCTTCGATGCGATCAAACGCGCCTATAGTTATACCATCACGACCCGAGAGAGAGCCATCGATCGATGGTATGTTTGGTGCTACAAATCCAAATTGGATCTGCCACGAATGAATCTGGCCGCCCAATATTTGCTTGGGGAGCACGATTTTCGGGCCTTTTGTCACGTGGATCAGCCATTAGAACATTATCGCTGTTTTGTTGAGCTCATCAAATTGGAACAAAAAGACGATCTAATAATTTTAACAATCGTTGCCAATCGCTTTCTGCATCACATGGTGAGAATTATTCTGGGCACGCTGATCAATGTCGGCAGAGGATTTACTGCGATTGAACAGATCCCCGTCATTCTGGAATCCCGCGACCGAAGCCAAGCTGGGCCAACAGTCCCAGCAAAAGGACTTTGCCTTGAGAAAATTTACTATTGA
- a CDS encoding energy-coupling factor transporter transmembrane protein EcfT yields MAILKDITLGLYYPSESFVHRLDPRTKLLFILTMMTTFMVTLSLIKLALALMLLVIIIALSKIPPYLVFSNLRPFFWLLILTLFFQVLLTRSGQLLLTLPLIKMNITDVGLKNGLIYSLRLSILILFAALLTLTTSPMEITDALGRFLKPLQRFGISTHELTLMMTLSLRFIPTLLAEADKLQKAQMSRGARFDGNLIQRIKSVFPIILPLFVSVFRRADELALAMDARCYVGGKGRSTFKELSFHYVDYFVLGINAIFMAILILVKF; encoded by the coding sequence ATGGCCATTTTAAAAGATATTACTCTGGGACTCTATTATCCATCAGAATCTTTCGTGCATCGACTCGACCCGCGGACGAAATTGCTCTTTATATTGACCATGATGACCACTTTTATGGTGACATTGAGCTTGATAAAATTAGCGTTGGCTCTTATGCTATTGGTCATCATTATCGCTCTATCGAAAATCCCCCCATACCTTGTCTTTAGCAACCTCCGCCCTTTTTTCTGGCTGCTTATTTTGACCTTGTTTTTCCAGGTTCTTCTGACCCGTTCAGGTCAGCTATTGCTCACCTTGCCGTTAATTAAAATGAATATTACCGATGTGGGCTTAAAAAACGGTCTGATCTATTCGCTTCGTCTGTCGATTCTGATCTTATTCGCTGCACTATTGACGTTAACCACTTCGCCAATGGAGATCACCGATGCGCTGGGTCGGTTTTTGAAGCCACTTCAACGTTTCGGAATTTCAACCCATGAGTTGACCCTGATGATGACCCTTTCGTTGCGCTTCATCCCAACATTATTAGCAGAAGCGGACAAGCTACAAAAGGCCCAAATGTCTCGTGGCGCAAGGTTCGATGGAAATCTGATCCAGCGCATCAAGAGCGTTTTTCCCATCATTTTGCCCTTGTTTGTCTCGGTTTTCCGGCGCGCCGACGAATTAGCCTTAGCAATGGATGCGCGATGCTATGTTGGAGGAAAAGGCCGCTCCACATTCAAGGAACTATCGTTTCATTATGTTGATTATTTTGTTTTGGGGATCAATGCTATTTTTATGGCAATTCTCATCCTAGTAAAATTTTGA
- a CDS encoding oligopeptide transporter, OPT family, producing MAEAKASSGVSYKPYVPADQSLKEFTLKALLIGLVMCVVLGAANAYLGLKAGMTIAATYPAAVIGMAVLRLFKGNILEENMARTVGSIGESVAAGAIFTLPAFFIAKIWYPSFFTAKNYILSAVIMLVGGILGIMFVALLRRVMVEDTELPFPESVAAAEIHKAGRAGGTGAKFLFSAMGIGAVIQAMIQFNIFKSTWEHFVGFAKKVIDLRSTGQAVGQSGILLSSPGISPAYIGVGYIIGPKLASLNFSGGLLAWGLFVPILTYFIGPTLVPSGEAETATWIGMATNVWRFIVRPVAIGGMLMSAAYTLFRMRNSLAVGLKRSIGDVKKAATGEHVIIRTEKDLSFPQVLLGILLTAIATFFIYLYFAKDPVAALVAMIVMILAGFFFAAVSGYLVGIIGSSNNPISGLTISTLLIAAILMVVLGMKEDTGVAAVLGVAAVVCVAAAVAGEMLQDLKVGHILGGTPWKMQVGDLIGVTLAAAVMFLPIIVLHEGDIKTGGTGLGGAKYPAPQASLMALLSQGIVKGDMAWPLIIVGMLMGFGLILMQVRSPMLVSVGMYLPLETTFAIFIGGLIKGIVEKVSAARNHNAAQKARVENNGVLLAAGLIAGEALIGLLFALLAVLEIKYGSILPTIFPFLPLPFWVSLLLLVFIGWLLVQIPIKNAGKADEPAPPSAVM from the coding sequence ATGGCAGAAGCGAAGGCCTCATCGGGAGTGTCCTACAAGCCTTATGTGCCGGCAGATCAGAGTCTCAAGGAATTCACGCTGAAAGCATTGCTAATTGGACTGGTCATGTGTGTGGTGTTGGGAGCTGCCAACGCATACCTTGGGCTGAAAGCGGGGATGACGATCGCAGCAACCTATCCAGCAGCCGTCATCGGGATGGCGGTTCTCCGACTCTTCAAGGGGAATATCCTTGAGGAAAATATGGCACGAACCGTTGGCTCGATTGGGGAATCGGTTGCTGCTGGCGCCATTTTTACGCTGCCAGCTTTTTTTATTGCCAAAATCTGGTATCCCAGCTTTTTTACAGCAAAAAATTACATTCTATCCGCAGTCATTATGTTGGTCGGCGGAATTCTGGGCATTATGTTTGTCGCCCTATTGCGGCGAGTAATGGTGGAGGACACAGAGCTGCCGTTCCCCGAATCTGTTGCTGCGGCGGAAATTCATAAAGCGGGTCGCGCCGGTGGGACGGGCGCCAAATTTTTGTTCAGCGCCATGGGCATCGGAGCCGTAATCCAGGCCATGATCCAATTTAACATCTTCAAGAGCACCTGGGAACATTTTGTTGGCTTCGCCAAGAAGGTCATCGATCTCAGGTCTACTGGACAAGCGGTGGGACAAAGCGGCATCCTGTTAAGCTCGCCAGGTATCAGTCCCGCCTATATCGGCGTTGGCTATATCATTGGTCCTAAACTTGCGTCCCTTAACTTTAGCGGCGGACTGTTGGCGTGGGGTTTATTTGTACCGATTTTAACCTATTTCATTGGTCCCACATTGGTTCCCTCAGGAGAGGCGGAAACCGCAACGTGGATTGGAATGGCCACGAATGTGTGGCGGTTCATTGTGCGACCGGTCGCCATCGGTGGGATGCTAATGAGCGCGGCCTATACCTTGTTCCGAATGCGAAATAGCTTGGCGGTTGGATTAAAACGCTCGATCGGCGATGTGAAAAAGGCCGCCACTGGAGAACATGTCATCATTCGGACCGAAAAAGATTTGAGCTTTCCACAGGTGCTGCTCGGCATTCTGCTAACTGCTATTGCCACATTCTTCATTTATCTTTATTTCGCCAAAGACCCAGTTGCCGCGCTGGTGGCAATGATCGTGATGATCCTGGCTGGGTTCTTTTTTGCCGCAGTGTCTGGCTATCTGGTTGGCATCATCGGTTCCAGCAATAACCCAATCAGCGGGTTGACCATTTCCACCTTGCTCATTGCTGCGATTTTGATGGTGGTTTTAGGGATGAAAGAGGACACTGGTGTCGCGGCAGTATTGGGCGTAGCGGCTGTGGTATGTGTGGCTGCGGCTGTGGCCGGTGAAATGTTGCAAGATCTAAAGGTCGGTCATATCCTCGGTGGAACGCCATGGAAAATGCAGGTTGGCGATCTCATCGGTGTGACCTTGGCCGCGGCTGTGATGTTTCTGCCGATCATCGTGCTTCACGAGGGCGACATCAAGACCGGTGGCACTGGTCTGGGCGGCGCCAAATATCCTGCCCCTCAAGCCAGCCTGATGGCATTGCTATCGCAGGGGATTGTGAAGGGCGATATGGCCTGGCCGCTGATTATTGTTGGGATGCTGATGGGCTTCGGATTGATCCTGATGCAGGTTCGCAGCCCGATGCTGGTGAGCGTTGGGATGTATTTGCCATTAGAAACGACCTTTGCCATTTTCATCGGCGGATTAATTAAGGGGATCGTCGAGAAAGTTAGCGCAGCGCGAAACCACAATGCGGCGCAAAAGGCTCGCGTCGAGAACAATGGTGTGCTACTGGCTGCTGGGCTGATCGCTGGTGAGGCGCTCATTGGGCTGCTTTTTGCCTTACTCGCTGTGCTCGAAATCAAATATGGCTCGATTTTGCCAACGATATTCCCGTTCCTCCCATTGCCGTTTTGGGTGAGTTTATTATTATTGGTCTTTATCGGCTGGCTGCTGGTCCAAATCCCCATCAAAAACGCTGGCAAAGCAGATGAACCAGCGCCACCCAGCGCAGTGATGTAA
- a CDS encoding AAA family ATPase — protein MIKRIRIEGYTSFRALDLELKPLAVIFGPNASGKSNILDAIFLISRLATQKNINEAFIGHRGFLLESFLDSVEK, from the coding sequence ATGATCAAAAGGATCAGAATTGAGGGATATACATCGTTTCGTGCACTCGATCTGGAGCTAAAGCCGCTCGCTGTCATTTTTGGACCCAATGCCTCAGGGAAAAGCAACATTTTAGATGCAATTTTTTTGATCTCTCGCCTTGCCACACAAAAAAATATCAATGAGGCATTCATCGGCCATCGCGGCTTTCTGTTAGAGAGCTTTCTAGATAGTGTGGAGAAATAG
- a CDS encoding PqqD family protein, protein MKANLFDQIPEPTIQFEELEDGTIILIQPKFTNKWLMRYILPRLSKPNFRIKLDSFGSFVWKLINGQNTVEQIANLFQARFKGEIASVHERVALFVQMLARHGFIRYKNDANGSAN, encoded by the coding sequence GTGAAAGCGAACCTTTTCGATCAGATTCCCGAACCTACCATCCAATTCGAAGAATTGGAGGACGGCACTATTATTTTGATTCAGCCGAAGTTTACTAATAAATGGCTGATGAGATATATTCTCCCTCGTCTCAGCAAGCCAAATTTTCGAATTAAGCTCGACAGTTTCGGGAGCTTCGTTTGGAAACTGATAAATGGTCAAAATACCGTAGAGCAAATTGCCAATCTATTTCAGGCACGGTTCAAGGGAGAAATTGCCTCGGTTCATGAGAGGGTAGCTTTGTTCGTTCAAATGTTAGCTCGTCATGGTTTTATCCGTTATAAAAATGATGCGAACGGATCAGCAAACTAA
- a CDS encoding ATP-dependent Clp protease proteolytic subunit: MNIFFTKAFLIYLGALVSVILSIGGGSAQSLERVDRDSAASYYVKIEGEINLGVPNYLSRVIQQANRERAGAVILEINTPGGRVDAALEIRDAIFGAEVPVVAFINHEAASAGALISLSCDSIYMSPGSSIGAVTPVDMQGQKASEKMVSYLRSVMRSIAQRNHRPVDLAEAMVDEDVSIPGVIEKGKLLTLTAEEAVRLRMADAVLEDLDGVLERLQLSTERMIRTRITWSEKLVYWLTNPIISSLLLTLGILGLIFEVRTPGWGIGGTLSLLALALFFGSHYLVNLAQWTEILIFLAGLVLILLEIFVIPGFGLPGILGIALILASFVLSLLPKLEGIGFEEILNSITKVGISFIAAFILIIPIIQLVPKSRAFQKLILDTSEKSAEGYRSSPAYYEQFLGAEGTAVSPLRPVGIGLFNGQRLNVVAEGDFIEPNQKIKIIKVEGNRVIVRKIS, encoded by the coding sequence ATGAACATTTTCTTTACTAAAGCTTTTTTGATTTATTTGGGGGCGCTGGTTTCGGTTATTCTGAGTATTGGTGGCGGTTCAGCTCAATCATTGGAAAGAGTCGATCGGGATTCAGCGGCTTCTTATTACGTCAAGATCGAAGGGGAGATCAATCTCGGTGTACCGAATTATTTATCCAGGGTCATCCAACAAGCCAATCGAGAACGAGCCGGGGCGGTCATTTTGGAGATCAATACGCCAGGTGGGCGAGTCGATGCAGCGCTGGAGATTCGGGATGCGATTTTTGGAGCCGAAGTGCCAGTGGTTGCGTTCATCAATCACGAGGCGGCTTCGGCTGGGGCACTGATCTCGCTGTCTTGTGACAGTATCTATATGTCTCCTGGCAGCTCGATTGGCGCCGTCACTCCAGTCGATATGCAAGGCCAGAAAGCATCAGAAAAAATGGTCTCTTATCTTCGTTCCGTTATGCGGTCGATTGCGCAGCGGAATCATCGCCCAGTGGATCTTGCTGAAGCAATGGTGGATGAGGATGTGTCCATCCCAGGCGTGATTGAAAAAGGGAAACTGCTGACCTTGACGGCCGAGGAAGCAGTGAGACTGAGAATGGCTGATGCTGTCTTGGAGGATCTTGATGGGGTTCTTGAGCGTCTCCAGCTAAGCACGGAACGAATGATCCGCACCCGAATTACCTGGTCTGAAAAACTGGTGTACTGGCTCACTAATCCCATTATCAGCTCGCTATTATTGACCCTTGGGATTTTGGGGTTGATCTTTGAGGTCCGAACCCCAGGCTGGGGAATCGGCGGAACGCTATCGCTTTTGGCGCTGGCGCTCTTTTTCGGAAGCCATTATTTGGTCAATTTGGCTCAATGGACTGAAATCCTGATTTTCTTGGCTGGACTGGTATTGATCCTTCTGGAGATATTTGTCATCCCTGGATTTGGATTGCCAGGAATTTTGGGGATCGCGCTCATTTTGGCCAGCTTCGTGCTCAGCCTTCTTCCTAAATTGGAAGGTATTGGCTTCGAAGAGATCCTGAACTCTATTACGAAAGTGGGGATCTCGTTCATCGCTGCTTTTATTCTGATCATCCCGATCATTCAATTGGTCCCTAAATCGCGGGCGTTTCAAAAATTGATCCTCGATACCAGTGAAAAAAGCGCTGAAGGTTATCGTTCATCTCCAGCATATTACGAACAGTTTTTAGGCGCTGAGGGTACTGCAGTTTCGCCGTTGCGACCTGTTGGCATCGGATTATTTAATGGACAGCGCTTGAATGTTGTGGCTGAAGGCGATTTCATTGAGCCCAATCAGAAGATCAAGATCATTAAGGTAGAGGGAAATCGGGTGATCGTCAGGAAGATCTCCTGA
- the floA gene encoding flotillin-like protein FloA (flotillin-like protein involved in membrane lipid rafts), translating into MSPTALIVLIVIAIVIFLSLFSYFIPVGLWITAYFSGVKVRILRDLVGMRLRKVNPHLIIRPLISATKAGIPVDINKLEAHYLAGGNVERVVNALISADKANINLSFERATAIDLAGRDVLEAVKLSVNPKVIETPLVAAVAKDGIQVKATSRVTVRANIDRLVGGAGEETIVARVGEGIVTTIGSAESHKQVLENPDLISKTVLKKGLDAGTAFEILSIDIADVDVGDNIGAKLQTDQAEADKRIAQAKAEERRAMAVAREQEMKALTQEMQARVVEAEAELPKAMAQAFREGKLGIMDYLNLKNIQADTRMRETIAGSGSPKKAE; encoded by the coding sequence ATGAGTCCCACTGCATTGATTGTGTTGATTGTTATTGCAATCGTAATTTTCTTGTCGCTATTTTCATATTTTATTCCTGTCGGCCTTTGGATCACAGCGTATTTCTCGGGTGTGAAGGTTCGTATTTTGCGAGATCTAGTCGGGATGCGGCTGAGGAAGGTGAACCCGCATCTAATTATCCGGCCGTTGATCAGCGCTACTAAGGCAGGGATTCCTGTGGATATCAATAAATTGGAGGCGCATTATTTGGCTGGCGGTAATGTGGAGCGGGTGGTCAATGCGCTAATTTCGGCGGATAAAGCGAATATCAATCTTTCGTTTGAAAGGGCGACGGCTATCGATCTGGCAGGCAGAGATGTCCTGGAGGCGGTGAAGCTTAGCGTGAATCCCAAGGTGATCGAGACCCCGTTGGTGGCAGCCGTGGCGAAAGATGGAATTCAAGTGAAGGCTACCAGCCGCGTAACGGTTCGCGCCAATATCGACCGACTTGTTGGTGGCGCTGGTGAGGAAACCATTGTGGCCCGAGTTGGGGAAGGGATCGTGACGACCATCGGGTCAGCCGAGTCCCATAAGCAAGTGCTTGAAAACCCGGATTTGATCTCCAAAACCGTGCTGAAAAAAGGGCTCGATGCCGGAACCGCTTTTGAAATTCTGTCCATCGATATCGCGGATGTAGATGTGGGGGATAATATCGGAGCGAAATTGCAGACCGATCAGGCTGAAGCAGATAAGCGGATTGCACAAGCGAAAGCAGAGGAACGGCGCGCCATGGCCGTGGCTCGAGAGCAGGAGATGAAAGCGCTGACACAGGAAATGCAAGCGCGTGTGGTCGAGGCCGAAGCTGAATTACCCAAAGCGATGGCCCAGGCGTTCCGCGAGGGCAAACTCGGTATCATGGATTATCTCAATCTAAAGAACATTCAAGCTGATACCAGAATGCGCGAAACCATTGCTGGCTCGGGCTCACCCAAAAAGGCTGAATAA